CGGCGACAAAGGATATCTCACGGTCAAGGGAGCGACGGTAGGCGCAACCCGGCTGGAGTTCGAATATGAGATTCCGAACGACGAAGCGAACGAGATGCTCGACAGGCTGTGTGACAACCCGATCATCGAGAAGGCGCGCTATCGTATCCCCTTTGGCGGTTTCACGTGGGAGGTTGACGAGTTCCATGGCGCGAATTCTGGCTTGGTCGTCGCGGAGATCGAACTCGAGTCTGAAGAACAGGCGTTCGACAAGCCGGACTGGATAGGCGATGAGGTGACGGCGGATCCACGCTATTACAACGCCAATCTCGTCAAACGACCGTTTTGCGATTGGTAAGGCTCGGGCGTGCCCCGAACACCGAGCCGCCTTGCAGGTCTGCTCTTCGACTTTGAAAGCCGTCGTCAGGACGATCTGAACTTCGGCAGAAGCTGTCGCGGCACTCTAGTCGTTCGTGGACAGTTCGCGCCGCTCCTCGGGCGTACCGACAGGCGCGCCGGCATCAGCCAATTGCCGTCTCCTCCAAAGAGGCTTCCGCAAACGCGGAACGATGAGCAAGGAAATCGGCCATGCGAGCAAGGCGCTCGCGACGACAACGATTGGAATGCCGATCCAAAGATGTCGTGAAAAGCTTTCGATCGACAGCAAGACGATGAGACCAATGCCGAATAGAACGGCATCCGTAATCCCGTAGATGACCAATCCGATACGGCTTCGTGTCGGTAATTCGTTGGTGTTGCTCATTGGGCGTCTCCCATTTTTCGGATTCGAGGACCCTCGGCTTTTGTGGGTGCGGTCCGAGGTTGGCGATCGTCCGTCGCCCTACTCGTCCTCTTTGTGCTCCGGCTTTCCGTGCCGTGGTGTGGACGCCATGTCTTCAAGCTCCTTCTCGCTCATGGAGTCGTACATGCTTTTTGAGGCGCCCTTCAGCTCACTCACTTTCTGCTCGCCGCGCTTCGCAGCCAAAGCTGCGCCCGCGGCTTTCTGCTGTGCTTTTGATGTTGCCGGCATCTCGACCTCCGCAATCTCTTCACTGATAACCAACACCAGGTCTGCAGCGTTGTTCCGGGTCCAAGCGACCCACTTCCTGACCTAAGTCAATGAGACGCGGAGATTGGGACCCACACCCCCCGGCTTAGCCCCAGAGCCGAGACGCACCGAACCCCGTCGCGCAATGCCATTGTCATCATTCCCCGCGCACAAATTCGAGTGCGGCATTGGTGATGGACTGTCGCACTGCGCCGTAGCCTTTCCAGGGGTCGGATTTCAGGTGGGCGAGACGCGAGCGTATATTGCCGAGCGTATAGTCGGCGGCACCCTCGATGCGCGGCAGCTCGCGCCAGGACACCGGGGTTGCGATTGGTGCACCAGGGCGCGCGCGTAGCGAATAGGGCGCAATCGCCGTCGCGCCGCGCTGATTGCGCATCCAGTCGATAAAGATCTTTCCTTTCCGCTTCTCCTTGGAGGCTTGCGCCACATAGGTTCCGGGCGCCGCCTCGGCGAGTTTCAGAGCGAACCCCCGCGCAAATGTCTTGATGTCGGGCCATTCGCGCCGGCGCTCCAAGGGACAGATCACATGGATGCCCTTGCCGCCGGTGAGCAAGGCGAAAGACTGGAGCCCCGCTGCCTTCAAAACATCGCGCAGTTCCCGCGCGGCATCGCGCACGGCT
This genomic window from Methyloceanibacter caenitepidi contains:
- a CDS encoding DUF3008 family protein, with translation MPATSKAQQKAAGAALAAKRGEQKVSELKGASKSMYDSMSEKELEDMASTPRHGKPEHKEDE
- a CDS encoding CYTH domain-containing protein; the protein is MAQEIERKFLVVGDAWRGLAPGTSYRQGYLLTSKSRSVRIRAAGDKGYLTVKGATVGATRLEFEYEIPNDEANEMLDRLCDNPIIEKARYRIPFGGFTWEVDEFHGANSGLVVAEIELESEEQAFDKPDWIGDEVTADPRYYNANLVKRPFCDW